In Planctobacterium marinum, the DNA window TGGAGACTGTGATGCATATACTCTCAAAACGTCCCTCGATAAACACCCAAGATGGCGATGGGGTGAAAATACGTCGTGTAGCGGATTTCAATTTTCTCGCATTGGATCCTTTTCTGATGATTGATGAGCTTAAATCCGATGATGAGCAAGACTACATCGGTGGCTTTCCGCCACATCCCCACAGAGGCATTGAAACCTTTACCTATATTTTAAAAGGTGGCTTTGAGCATCAAGATCAGATGGGCAATAAAAAGGCTATAAAGGCGGGGGATGTGCAGTGGATGAGCACGGGGTTTGGGGTTGTGCACTCTGAAATGCCACTGGCTGATGCTAATGAGGGCATGCATGGCTTTCAAATATGGCTCAATATGCCGGCAAGTGAAAAACTGCGACCAGCGCAGTATCAAGATAGTACTGAAAAACCGGTTGCTGAATACAATTTACCTCAAGGCAAAGTGCGTGTTTTGGCAGGCGAATTTCAATTGCACGGACAGCATTGTGTCGGAAACCTGAACGGTCTTGCTGGCAATGGCGCCATAGCAGATTTGCAACTGCAGGCCAATGTCATGGTGAGCCTTGATGCACAGCAAGAGGGCTTCTTAGGGGCTTATATCTATAAGGGTAGTGTCTGGGGAGCCAAAGAAGGGGAGTTTGTGATCCTCAATGCTGAGCAAGTTAATACCTTGGAGACCAACAATGATGGTGCCGGGATATTATTATTTAAGGGACAGCCAATCAAAGAAAAGATTGCTCACATGGGCCCCTTTGTGATGAATACTCAGGAAGAGTTGCAGCAAGCTGTTCGAGATTATCAATCTGGTAAATTTGGTGAGCTGACACTCTGATTTTTGTACCGAAAAAACAAAAAGCCCCCGTAATTCGGGGGCGAACACGCCCAATTAGCGCATAACGGGAGACAACCGTTTAGTCGATGTGAAGGTTAGTCACGTACGTCAATGTCACCAACGCCTACATCGATTTCAATTTCATATTCACCTGTACCACGCCACTCAATGGATTCATTAACGATATTGCGCTCGCGATCAGCGCCTTTGAAACCATCCAGATCTGCGCCACCTACGCCAGACTCTAATTCAATTTCGCGATAGTTATCAGAGGCTAACTCAATATCCACTTCACCGACACCAACATCAATGGAGGCACTGCGTTCAAAGTCTTCAATCTCGACTTCACCGACGCCAAGATCAATCTCAATATTGGCCGTTTTGGGTAGTTTGACAATCCAAGTTTGCACTACGTCCTCAACGTCAATTTCCAGAGAAATATCATCAGCATCACCGCGGACTTTGAGTTCTACATCGTCCAGGTCTGCTGAGCTGAACCAATCGTTATCACTTTCTTTTACTTCGATATCCAGCTTTATGGTATCGCCGTCGTAGGTTTCGATTTGGATACTACCCACTGCAACTTCAAAGTGAACTTGAGCATTCTCAGATAAGTCGATGGACTCAGACAGGTTAACCCGGTCTTTGGCGAAACTGGCAGATGTGAATAAGGTTGCAGCGATGGCGAGTGCGATTTTGGTTTTCATTGTGTTCTCCAGAACCTTTTTTCGTAAATAACGCGTATGTGCTCTAACTTAGTTTTAACTATGGCAAATTGAATGCCAATTGAAATATCCAGTAAAAACAATAAGATATGATATTTAGCAGACGTCTTATGGAATCCAAATACTAATTTCTGGCTAATATGACTAATAAACTAAAGTTTTCGCTAACAATAAGAACAAGCGTAAAATATTAATTTATCGTCATAGCTGTTCAGACAATGCATTCCAATTTCTTGCTGCTATACTAGTCGCCCTCAAAATAGCAAAGGTTTAAATCGTTGTTAGAAAAAAACACGCAAAAAAGACAAGCCAGTGTTGAGTCTGCTCTCAATGGTGATTATGAGTTTGATTTAAAAGCGGTTTTTGATGAGGGATGGAAACTGACTCAGGCTGATAAATCGTCAATAGTACAGGGCATGTTGGTGGTGATTGTGATTGCCATGAGCATTATGCTAATGGCCGCTTATGTTTCTGAGGCCAAAGGCATCTCTTGGGAGGAGCCTGGCTTTCGTTTCGGTCTCGATATCATCATGGCAGTACTGATTGCTCCATTAACTGCTGCTTTGATGATGATGGGGATAAAGTCCAGCGTGGGGCGCAAAAATTATTTAGCGGATCTGTTTGGTTTCATTAATCGCACGCTGGTCATTACCGTTACTGTGGTCATGACCACGGCTATTGTGCAAATTGGTCTTTTATTCCTGGTGTTGCCGGGTCTATATTTAATGATAGCCACTGGCTTTGCGATACCTTTAGTGCTTGAAAAAAACATGTTGCCCGCAAAAGCGATATTTACCTCCATTAAAGTGGTAAATCATCAATGGCTTAACTTCGTAAAATTATACGCTGTATTTTTTGCGCTGTTATTGTTGGTGGCATTAACATTCGGTATTGCCATGATCTGGGTAGCTCCCTTCTATTATAATGTGAAGGGAATTTTGTATCGGGATATTTTTGGAGTACAAAATGCAGAAACGATTTCTCAATCAGAAGGTGAGGTTATGACATCCGCAGACACTCAATCTTCTGAGCTTAAAACACCTGATCAGAGCGGTAAAGACGACCACTTCAATGCATAAGTCTTTGCGTTCTCGGTTGTGGATTGGAGGCGTGACGCTGATTGGGGTTGTAGCGTTTTTATATCCGTTCCTGCTGCCCCCCCAACCGCCTGCTGAAGTCGTTACTACACGGTTAGTCAGGGCGGAGCCAATCCCCGATTTTTCATCTTTTCAGCAGGTGACAGAAAAAAAGCGGGCGTTTTTCAGCTATTTGCTACCAGAAATAGAAAAGCAAAATGAAATCATACTGTCGCAACGTACATTTATTTTAGCATTACAAAGTTTATGGCTTGCCAAAGATCAAAAACCTGATGCACTCAACCCGGCACAGCACGAACGGCTGGCGGAATTAGCACAAGAGTACAATGTTAAGTTTCCGGGCCTCAGCGCTACTTTTTTTAATAAACTACTGACTAAAGTCGACATTATCCCCAAGGAACTGGTATTGGTTCAGGCGGCGAATGAGTCAGCCTGGGGAACATCTCGTTTTGCGCGCCAGGGCTATAATTTTTTTGGTATGTGGTGTTATCGCAAAGGCTGTGGTTTTGTGCCGCGCCAGCGGGATGATGACATGAATCACGAAGTGGCAAAATACAGAAGCTTGTCCCAAGGGGTGGCGAAATACTTGAATACGCTTAACCGACATTTTGCTTACCAGGATTTACGCTATATACGCGCAGTATTACGCAAAACACAGCAACCTATTACGGCTGAAATGTTGGCTGAGGGCTTGCTCCATTACTCAGAGCGCGGCCAGGCTTATGTGGAAGAGCTACAAGCCATGATCCGCGTTAACCGAAAACACATGAAATATGCACAGGAACAAAAAGTTGAAAATGGTTAGATGGATCCTATTGTTGGTTATTGGATTAAGTGGTAACTCTCTATGGGCGGGCGAGTTGCATCTTGAGTACGCCGATTTTTATAGTCACCTGAGGAAACTAAACGGCGAAGAACTTCAGTCACTGCAATTCGCCTTTGGTTTTTTACACGTGCAAAGCAAAGACTTGTGCCGGGTATCGTCGGTGTTGATTGATACTGATAAAAAAGATATCGACGTTCCTGTACAGTCTAATCGCCGTTTTGTATTGCCCAATGAAAAAGCCCTAAAAATGGCTAAAGCCAGATTACTGGTCAAGCTTGAAGAGCCGCAAAACCAATGTGATTTATCGGTGCTTTTGGAAGTGAAACCCGAGCTGTTTGCTGAGCCCGTCAATGCTTCGCAACTGCTTAGCTATTTTCATTCTTTTGAAGCATTCTTTGACAAAATGGGGGGCTTTTTGTCTTTTATGATGCCATCACCAGAGGGGCTGCAAATTACCTTTAACGATCCCACTACAGTGCCCAAAGCCTTTAGCGCCAGCGCAAAACTTGTTGGTGAACATTGGCAGATAAAACAAGAAGATATTGAGCGATTGCTCGATACTAAATTGAGCGGCATCAAGCAGATCACTGCATTGATGCCCAATTAATACCCTAACTTAACTCGATCGTTTCAACTTCTGAATTCGCTGATTCAATCTCTGAATCGGAAAACTCCGGCGTATCAAAGGCGATATCACCTTCTTCAGGTATTTCGCCTGTGGTACTGATATCGACAAAATTGTACAAGTTGGGATCCGCCAGGTGAGAAGGGGTGACATTTTGTAATGCGCGGAACATATTCTCAATGCGTCCCGGATATTGTTTCGACCAGTCCTGTAGCATGTTTTTAATCATCTTACGCTGCAGGTTTTCTTGTGAGCCGCAGAGGTTGCAGGGAATGATAGGGAACTCCATTTTTTCTGCGTATTTGGCGATATCTTTTTCACAGGCATAAGCCAATGGACGAATAACGATATTCTTGCCATCGTCACTCACCAACTTGGGCGGCATAGACTTCATGCGGCCACCATGAAACATGTTGAGTAACAGGGTTTCCAGCATATCATCACGATGATGGCCCAAAGCTATCTTTGTAGCCCCAAGTTCCTGTGCTGTGCGGTACAAAATGCCGCGTCTTAGCCGGCTGCACAAAGAGCAGGTGGTTTTACCCTCGGGGATTTTTTCTTTGACAATCGAATAAGTATCTTCGTTTACTATTAAATACTCGACGCCGATTTTATTCAGGTATTGCGGTAGCACGTGTTCCGGAAAACCAGGCTGTTTCTGATCCAGATTCACAGCCACAATATCAAAATTGATGGGGGCGATATTCTTTAAGAACATCAAAATATCCAACAGAGTATAACTGTCTTTTCCGCCTGATAAGCACACCATCACCTTGTCACCATCTTCAATCATATTAAAGTCGGCGATGGCTTTGCCAACACAACGACGCAGTCGTTTCTGTAGTTTGTTGAAACTGTATTGCTGTTTACTTTTGGTGAGGTGATTTACTGCTTCGGACATCGACCGCTACTCTATACTTGTATGAAAAATGTGCTGTAAAAATGGCGGCAGAGTATAACGCAAAAATCCCCCAAAGTAACATATTTGCTACTGTGGGGGATTGCAAAGTCGTTTAATTTATTAGAGCTTTACTGGAGACTCAAAACCTTCGGGTTTAAGAGCCAATACATCGCAGCCCAGCATATCTATGACATGCTCCGCGGTATTGCCAATCAGGGCGGCTGAAATGCCTTGACGGCCAACTGTGCCGATAACAACGAGTTCTGCATCAAATTTTTTCGCGATTGCTGGGATCACGTCTTCCGGTAAACCTTCTTTCACATGGCAATGTGCCACATCCACGCCTAAATTTTCAGCATGTTGTTTCATGCAGGCAACATGATGGTCTTTGACTGATTGATTGTAGGTTTGCGGGTCGAATTCGGGGATCTCAATAGCGATGTTAATGGGCGTGCCCGGAAAGGAATTGACCAGATGCACATGGCCCTTAAGAACGGTAGCCATGTCTTTACAGGTTTCTGTGATGCGCTTATTCAGTGATTGGTGAGCCTCGTCTTCAGTGCCTACGTTGACCGCACCAAGAACAACACCATTTTCTGGCCAGGCATGGTCTTTAACCAGTAACACAGATACAGGTGCTTTGCGCAACAGGTGCCAATCGGTAGGGGTAAAAATGACAGACTTTAAGGTGTCGTGTTGCTGCGTGCCTTTGACGATGAGATCATAGTTCTCCGCCATAGCTTCTACAATAATGCTTTCATAAGGTCGGTTGTGCCAGACAACTTTGACATCTACCTTGATGTTTTGCGCGTTAGGTTGCTGTTCAATCATCGCCACCAACCACTCAGTGCGATCATCAACCACTGCTTGTCGCATCATTTCGCGCTCTTCAACAGACAACATGGTCGTCATGTCATAAGAAAAATCGTAGATGCTGAGAAAAGCAGTAACGCTACCGTCACATTTGTTAGCCAATTCAAGCGCTCGCACTAGCGATTTTTGTTGCTCTTGGGTCGGATCGATAACAGCCAAAATCTTGTTAAAACCACTCATAGCCATTTCCTGATGTAATAAACGAACACTCTTAGTGTAAGAAAAGCATCAAAAATTTGCCACTATGAGCCTTGTTCTGGATCAATTTGGGGCTAACTTTTTCTCATTTGCATTCAGGAGAGAAGGTTTTACTTTTTTCTTCCAGTAGATTCGCATCAACAATATTGATCAATTTACCTTCCACCGAAAGCAAACCTTCCTTGTTGAATTTAGATAACAAGCGAGAAATGGTTTCTACCGTTAAACCGAGAAAGTTACCAATTTCGCTGCGAGTCATTGTTAAGCGAAATTGGGTGGCGGAAAAACCTCGTTGATTGAAGCGCAGTGAAAGTGAATGTAAGAAATAGGCCAGTCGTTCTTCTGCGGTACGTTGATTGAGCAACATAAACATCTGTTGGTCTTGTTTAATTTCAGCACTCATTAAGCGCATCAGTTGTTTGCGCAGGGCGGGCAGTTCATCGGCCAGATTGTCTAGTGTAGCGAAGGGAATTTCACATACCATGGAGGTTTCCAGTGCCTGAGTTACAGTTTGATGCGCTTCTTCAGACATGCTGTCGAAACCAATAACTTCACCGGGTAAATGGAAAGCCGTGATCTGCTCTTCACCACTTTGGCTGATAGCATAAGATTTAAAGGAGCCTGAACGGACGGCGAACAAAGAGGTAAGCTTATCCCCGGTTTCGAATAAACGCTCGCCTTTTTGGATGGGGCGTTTACGTTGAATAATGTCGTCGAGTTTATCCAGCTCGTTATTGCTTAAATTAAAAGGTAAGCAGAGTTGACTGAAACTACAGTTTTGACAATTTAGAGGATAGCGAGCTTGACTTACCATTTAAACAAAAGGCTCCTTGCAATAATTTAAGCGTACTATAAATGATGCTGTAGGCTTTGTGCAATGATAAAGCCACCATAAGCAACCAGTGCCAGTGCAATTATTTGTTTTGTTCGGGGGGCTTGTGTTATTGCCAGCAGTTGTTTGGCGGACAGCGCCAGTAATAAGGTGGCAGGTAATGTGCCCAAACCAAAACAGATCATCAAAAACGCACTATTTACGGCATCACCTGTTGCCATACTCCATGCCAGTGTTGAATATACCAATCCACAGGGTAACCAGCCCCAAATCAGGCCATAGGGAAATGCATGAAATGGTGTTTTAAATGGAACAAAGCGTTTTGCAAGGGGGGATACTTTGCGCCATAACCGCGCGCCTGCCGATTCAAGCTTTGAAAGTACTCGCCACCAGTTGCCGATATAAGCCCCCAGTAACACAAGCATAACGCCACTGAGTAATTTGAGTAGCGCGATACCAGAGCCTATTTGGTGGCTGAATATTTGTCCTAGTGCACCCGCTATCAGACCCGCCGCACCATAGCTCAGGATGCGACCCAGATTGTAAGACAAAGCGTAAGGTAGCAGAGGTTTGTTATTTGGAATGGCATAGTTTAATCCCGCAATAACACCACCACACATAGCGCTGCAATGCACGCTACCTGCAATGCCAATGAGAAAGGCAGCAACGAATTCAGGATGCACTTAGGGTTTGTCTTTTGGTCGAGAGGCCCGGGCGTCCTTTACATCATCGTCAAATAAAATACTGTGTCCATGGCGTTCTAAATCCTTAAATTGCTCACTTTTGACCGCCCAGAAAAATATCGCGATGGCCACAAT includes these proteins:
- the fnr gene encoding fumarate/nitrate reduction transcriptional regulator Fnr — protein: MVSQARYPLNCQNCSFSQLCLPFNLSNNELDKLDDIIQRKRPIQKGERLFETGDKLTSLFAVRSGSFKSYAISQSGEEQITAFHLPGEVIGFDSMSEEAHQTVTQALETSMVCEIPFATLDNLADELPALRKQLMRLMSAEIKQDQQMFMLLNQRTAEERLAYFLHSLSLRFNQRGFSATQFRLTMTRSEIGNFLGLTVETISRLLSKFNKEGLLSVEGKLINIVDANLLEEKSKTFSPECK
- a CDS encoding pirin family protein, with protein sequence MHILSKRPSINTQDGDGVKIRRVADFNFLALDPFLMIDELKSDDEQDYIGGFPPHPHRGIETFTYILKGGFEHQDQMGNKKAIKAGDVQWMSTGFGVVHSEMPLADANEGMHGFQIWLNMPASEKLRPAQYQDSTEKPVAEYNLPQGKVRVLAGEFQLHGQHCVGNLNGLAGNGAIADLQLQANVMVSLDAQQEGFLGAYIYKGSVWGAKEGEFVILNAEQVNTLETNNDGAGILLFKGQPIKEKIAHMGPFVMNTQEELQQAVRDYQSGKFGELTL
- a CDS encoding sulfite exporter TauE/SafE family protein, producing the protein MHPEFVAAFLIGIAGSVHCSAMCGGVIAGLNYAIPNNKPLLPYALSYNLGRILSYGAAGLIAGALGQIFSHQIGSGIALLKLLSGVMLVLLGAYIGNWWRVLSKLESAGARLWRKVSPLAKRFVPFKTPFHAFPYGLIWGWLPCGLVYSTLAWSMATGDAVNSAFLMICFGLGTLPATLLLALSAKQLLAITQAPRTKQIIALALVAYGGFIIAQSLQHHL
- the uspE gene encoding universal stress protein UspE, with the translated sequence MSGFNKILAVIDPTQEQQKSLVRALELANKCDGSVTAFLSIYDFSYDMTTMLSVEEREMMRQAVVDDRTEWLVAMIEQQPNAQNIKVDVKVVWHNRPYESIIVEAMAENYDLIVKGTQQHDTLKSVIFTPTDWHLLRKAPVSVLLVKDHAWPENGVVLGAVNVGTEDEAHQSLNKRITETCKDMATVLKGHVHLVNSFPGTPINIAIEIPEFDPQTYNQSVKDHHVACMKQHAENLGVDVAHCHVKEGLPEDVIPAIAKKFDAELVVIGTVGRQGISAALIGNTAEHVIDMLGCDVLALKPEGFESPVKL
- the ttcA gene encoding tRNA 2-thiocytidine(32) synthetase TtcA gives rise to the protein MSEAVNHLTKSKQQYSFNKLQKRLRRCVGKAIADFNMIEDGDKVMVCLSGGKDSYTLLDILMFLKNIAPINFDIVAVNLDQKQPGFPEHVLPQYLNKIGVEYLIVNEDTYSIVKEKIPEGKTTCSLCSRLRRGILYRTAQELGATKIALGHHRDDMLETLLLNMFHGGRMKSMPPKLVSDDGKNIVIRPLAYACEKDIAKYAEKMEFPIIPCNLCGSQENLQRKMIKNMLQDWSKQYPGRIENMFRALQNVTPSHLADPNLYNFVDISTTGEIPEEGDIAFDTPEFSDSEIESANSEVETIELS
- a CDS encoding glucosaminidase domain-containing protein translates to MHKSLRSRLWIGGVTLIGVVAFLYPFLLPPQPPAEVVTTRLVRAEPIPDFSSFQQVTEKKRAFFSYLLPEIEKQNEIILSQRTFILALQSLWLAKDQKPDALNPAQHERLAELAQEYNVKFPGLSATFFNKLLTKVDIIPKELVLVQAANESAWGTSRFARQGYNFFGMWCYRKGCGFVPRQRDDDMNHEVAKYRSLSQGVAKYLNTLNRHFAYQDLRYIRAVLRKTQQPITAEMLAEGLLHYSERGQAYVEELQAMIRVNRKHMKYAQEQKVENG
- the ccoS gene encoding cbb3-type cytochrome oxidase assembly protein CcoS, translated to MSIIYVLIPLAIILVIVAIAIFFWAVKSEQFKDLERHGHSILFDDDVKDARASRPKDKP
- a CDS encoding DUF2987 domain-containing protein — encoded protein: MVRWILLLVIGLSGNSLWAGELHLEYADFYSHLRKLNGEELQSLQFAFGFLHVQSKDLCRVSSVLIDTDKKDIDVPVQSNRRFVLPNEKALKMAKARLLVKLEEPQNQCDLSVLLEVKPELFAEPVNASQLLSYFHSFEAFFDKMGGFLSFMMPSPEGLQITFNDPTTVPKAFSASAKLVGEHWQIKQEDIERLLDTKLSGIKQITALMPN